In Cupriavidus basilensis, the following proteins share a genomic window:
- a CDS encoding MFS transporter — protein MLIGNLADQRGRKAALTLTIVLMTAGTALIAFTPTHASIGVAATVLVVIGRLLQGLSAGGEIGAASALLLESASKRNRCFLVSWQAATQGGAALLGALTGAAASALLSPDAMLEWGWRLPFMLGLLIAPVGMYIRRHLQETHEGGSAHGGVGTVFREHGRTLLLGMLLMTGSTSSMYIMVFYMPTYLVSALHMPPVTAFLAACTAGAAMLVMAPLFGLLADRLPSRKPLLFAGGLTSLALVYPNFTLLSAGPSLPLTMALIGAAVTLGSVGSGAGAALMMEALPRHQRATGMSVMYSFGVTVFGGFAPLIVTWLISATGSNMAPAGYLITASCISLSALALFPSHPGRD, from the coding sequence GTGCTGATCGGCAACCTGGCCGACCAGCGCGGCCGCAAGGCGGCGCTCACGCTCACCATCGTGCTGATGACAGCGGGCACCGCGCTGATCGCCTTCACCCCCACCCATGCCAGCATCGGCGTGGCCGCCACCGTGCTGGTGGTCATCGGCCGGCTGCTGCAAGGCTTGTCGGCTGGCGGGGAAATCGGCGCCGCATCGGCCTTGCTGCTTGAGTCCGCCAGCAAGCGCAACCGCTGTTTCCTGGTCAGCTGGCAAGCCGCCACGCAAGGCGGTGCCGCGCTGCTGGGCGCGCTGACGGGTGCCGCGGCATCGGCCTTGCTCAGCCCCGACGCCATGCTTGAGTGGGGCTGGCGCCTGCCGTTCATGCTTGGCCTGCTGATTGCGCCGGTGGGCATGTATATCCGCCGGCACCTGCAAGAAACCCACGAAGGCGGCAGCGCGCATGGCGGCGTCGGCACGGTGTTCCGCGAACATGGCCGCACACTGCTACTGGGCATGCTGCTGATGACCGGCAGCACGTCATCCATGTACATCATGGTGTTCTACATGCCCACTTACCTGGTGAGCGCCCTGCACATGCCACCTGTCACCGCCTTCCTGGCGGCATGCACGGCAGGCGCTGCCATGCTGGTGATGGCGCCCTTGTTCGGCCTGCTGGCCGACCGGCTGCCGAGCCGCAAGCCCCTGCTGTTTGCCGGCGGGCTGACTTCGCTGGCGCTGGTCTACCCCAACTTCACGCTGCTGTCCGCAGGCCCCAGCCTGCCGCTCACCATGGCGCTGATCGGCGCCGCCGTGACCCTGGGCTCGGTCGGCAGCGGCGCGGGTGCCGCCCTGATGATGGAAGCGCTGCCGCGCCACCAACGCGCCACCGGCATGTCGGTGATGTACAGCTTTGGCGTGACCGTGTTCGGCGGCTTCGCCCCGCTGATCGTGACCTGGCTGATCAGCGCCACGGGCAGCAACATGGCGCCCGCCGGATACCTGATCACGGCCTCCTGCATCAGCCTGAGCGCGCTGGCGCTGTTCCCCAGCCACCCTGGCCGCGACTGA
- a CDS encoding LysR family transcriptional regulator produces MKLNQLRALAAVAETGSIQEASRILHLTQPALSKAIKELESSVGATLFVRSSKGVQLTPYGQRLVSHARLISENVRRAREDLEDMKGTVQSEITVGVTPVTALMRPMAACLGTFRREFPNARLRVLEMRPAQLLEHLREGTMDFAVTSQLLPLDRGLDCTQVCRLPTVIGARRGHALRAARSVRVLQQADWLALDPLSDASSPFHQLFAANGLAVPARVVECTSMGLALDLCWQVDTLILLSSESLGSKYITERMDFIEVAEPVPDRIISLVSRDRHVLTWAAARLHDAVLQALADHYPPPRSTAAP; encoded by the coding sequence ATGAAGCTCAACCAGCTGCGCGCCCTGGCCGCCGTTGCCGAAACCGGCAGCATCCAGGAAGCCTCGCGCATCCTTCACCTGACGCAGCCCGCGCTGAGCAAGGCGATCAAGGAGCTGGAGAGCAGCGTGGGCGCTACCTTGTTTGTGCGCTCGAGCAAGGGCGTGCAGCTCACGCCCTACGGGCAGCGGCTGGTCTCGCACGCGCGGCTGATCAGCGAGAATGTGCGGCGCGCGCGCGAAGACCTGGAAGACATGAAAGGCACGGTGCAAAGCGAGATCACCGTGGGGGTGACGCCGGTCACGGCGCTGATGCGGCCGATGGCGGCCTGCCTGGGCACCTTCCGCCGCGAGTTTCCGAACGCCCGGCTGCGGGTGCTGGAAATGCGTCCGGCGCAGTTGCTGGAGCACCTGCGCGAGGGCACCATGGATTTCGCGGTGACCTCGCAGTTGCTGCCGCTGGATCGCGGGCTGGACTGCACCCAGGTGTGCCGGCTGCCAACCGTGATCGGTGCCCGGCGCGGGCATGCGCTGCGCGCGGCACGCTCGGTGCGCGTGCTGCAGCAGGCGGACTGGCTCGCGCTGGACCCGCTGTCCGATGCCAGCTCGCCTTTTCATCAGTTGTTCGCGGCTAACGGCCTGGCTGTGCCGGCCCGGGTGGTCGAATGCACATCGATGGGCTTGGCGCTGGACCTGTGCTGGCAGGTTGACACCCTGATCCTGCTTTCCAGCGAGTCGCTTGGCAGCAAATACATCACCGAGCGGATGGATTTCATCGAAGTCGCCGAGCCCGTGCCCGACCGCATCATCTCGCTGGTCTCGCGCGACCGGCATGTGCTGACGTGGGCGGCAGCGCGCTTGCACGACGCCGTGCTGCAGGCGCTGGCGGATCACTACCCGCCACCGCGCAGCACCGCCGCCCCCTGA
- the hfq gene encoding RNA chaperone Hfq, with product MQLDDTNPQNSFLNTTRKERKRVQVYLVSGIRLVGSIESFDAFVVMLSTPGGMQTIYKRAISTIQLDTGTRPPGGGGGARPPGAGPRTPGSGPRPPRVSSEGNAQAPLVVTRKRRAMAPGGSGE from the coding sequence ATGCAGCTTGACGACACCAACCCGCAAAACTCCTTCCTGAACACCACGCGCAAAGAGCGCAAGCGTGTGCAGGTGTACCTGGTCAGCGGCATCCGGCTCGTCGGCTCCATCGAGTCCTTCGACGCGTTCGTGGTGATGCTGAGCACGCCCGGCGGCATGCAGACCATCTACAAGCGCGCCATCTCGACGATCCAGCTCGATACCGGCACGCGTCCTCCCGGCGGCGGTGGCGGCGCACGTCCGCCCGGCGCAGGCCCGCGCACGCCGGGCTCGGGCCCTCGTCCGCCGCGTGTGTCTTCGGAAGGCAATGCCCAGGCACCCCTGGTGGTCACGCGCAAGCGCCGCGCCATGGCGCCAGGCGGTTCAGGCGAGTAA
- a CDS encoding FKBP-type peptidyl-prolyl cis-trans isomerase yields the protein MKKIALLVAALGMASIAHAAAPAAETLPSGMSIQTLVKGTGATPKASDVVKVHYRGTLTDGTEFDSSYKRGQPISFPLNRVIPCWTEGVQKMQVGGKAKLVCPGPTAYGARGVPGTIPPNATLNFEVELLGIGN from the coding sequence ATGAAGAAGATTGCACTGCTAGTTGCCGCCCTGGGCATGGCGTCCATCGCCCACGCTGCCGCCCCGGCCGCGGAAACCCTGCCGTCCGGCATGTCCATCCAGACGCTTGTCAAGGGCACCGGCGCCACGCCGAAGGCCTCCGATGTGGTCAAGGTGCATTACCGCGGCACGCTCACCGACGGTACCGAGTTCGACAGCTCCTACAAGCGCGGCCAGCCGATCTCGTTCCCGCTGAACCGCGTCATTCCCTGCTGGACGGAAGGCGTGCAGAAGATGCAGGTCGGCGGCAAGGCCAAGCTGGTGTGCCCGGGCCCAACCGCCTATGGCGCGCGCGGCGTGCCCGGCACGATCCCGCCGAACGCCACGCTGAACTTTGAAGTCGAGCTGCTCGGCATCGGCAACTGA